The Gillisia sp. Hel_I_86 genome has a segment encoding these proteins:
- a CDS encoding LytR/AlgR family response regulator transcription factor, with product MKNYIIIEKDVKATKCLRTIVDSFDEIKFLGSFKNLEEALILILKNTPDIVFLDIDDTIDNLPEFLLDINQHSKNLPVFIGLSSSEEYAYKAYRYDFFDYLLKPLTELAVSRSVLKYIKRKPSETCETICLKSNKDYQYLNIDDILFLKADNNTTDFHMRDGSVIGAYKTLKTFEDTLPQNFLRIHKSYIINSKFISRIHYGKAVCIIKNHSFKIPFTKTFIHNIDFINASLSNKAFITLN from the coding sequence TTGAAAAATTATATCATCATAGAAAAAGATGTTAAGGCAACAAAATGTCTAAGAACTATAGTGGATAGTTTTGATGAGATTAAATTTTTGGGAAGTTTTAAAAATCTAGAAGAAGCACTTATCTTGATACTCAAAAACACTCCAGACATTGTCTTTTTAGATATTGATGATACCATTGATAACTTACCTGAATTTCTTTTGGATATAAATCAGCATAGCAAAAATCTGCCAGTTTTTATTGGGTTATCATCTTCAGAGGAATATGCTTATAAAGCTTATAGATATGATTTTTTCGATTACTTGTTAAAACCTTTAACGGAACTCGCAGTAAGTAGAAGCGTTTTAAAATATATAAAAAGAAAGCCATCAGAAACGTGTGAAACGATATGCCTTAAATCGAATAAAGACTATCAATATTTAAATATTGATGATATACTGTTTTTAAAGGCAGATAATAATACGACTGATTTCCATATGCGGGATGGTTCTGTAATTGGAGCTTACAAAACATTAAAGACTTTTGAGGATACTCTGCCACAAAATTTTTTAAGAATCCATAAAAGTTATATTATAAACAGTAAATTCATTTCAAGAATTCATTACGGCAAGGCAGTTTGCATCATTAAAAACCATTCTTTTAAAATCCCGTTTACAAAAACCTTTATACATAACATCGATTTTATTAATGCTTCACTGTCAAATAAGGCATTTATTACCTTGAATTGA
- a CDS encoding RteC domain-containing protein: MFNIEGKRPRRSSKSQIKYLKNHIYKLRTYLNDDLNFYHYNRRGTNTFDEHYFLRGKTDLRLYPDTFLVLELNKILIKGCIYLIYNNRNRSLK; encoded by the coding sequence TTGTTCAATATAGAAGGAAAACGTCCCAGGAGGAGCAGTAAATCACAAATAAAATATCTGAAAAACCATATTTATAAATTACGGACCTATCTTAACGATGACCTGAACTTTTACCATTATAACCGCCGTGGTACGAACACATTTGATGAACATTATTTTTTAAGGGGTAAGACAGACTTACGTTTATATCCAGACACGTTTCTGGTACTTGAATTGAATAAAATATTAATTAAAGGATGCATCTATTTAATTTACAATAATCGTAACCGATCTTTAAAATAA
- a CDS encoding site-specific integrase has protein sequence MRNSVTFGIVFIPKSSKAKNGKAPLYARITLNGERIELSLQRRITLNLWDERKSRLRGSSSESIQVNGSLDRIYNKIYESFRQLQNENKLLNVSAIKERYLGADDSFKKLSELLNYHTENMKSILKYGTMKNYYTTEQYLYKFLIKQFKSEDIYLKQINYQFITDFEHFLRTYKPKRTRKAPTNNGVMKHLERLKKLINLAQKLEWVEKDPFAKFTLKFKTSERAFLNEAELKSIENQPFNKLNHQQTRDVFIFSCYTGLSWIDAKNLKPEHIVIGIDGREWIFTAREKTAKPVKIPILPKAMEIIKKYVIHAECSGCLLPVYSNQKTNEYLKEIAKSVKLKKKLTFHVARHTFATTVTLSKGIPIESVSKLLGHSKLSTTQIYARVLESKLSEDMSKLF, from the coding sequence ATGAGAAATTCGGTGACCTTTGGGATCGTCTTTATCCCAAAATCCAGTAAAGCCAAAAATGGCAAAGCTCCCCTTTATGCTAGAATTACCTTAAACGGTGAGCGAATTGAACTGAGCTTGCAACGTAGAATTACCCTAAACCTATGGGATGAGCGCAAAAGCCGCCTCAGGGGGAGCAGCTCAGAAAGTATCCAAGTGAATGGTTCTTTGGATAGAATCTACAATAAGATCTACGAGTCCTTCCGGCAGCTTCAAAACGAGAACAAGCTTTTAAATGTTAGCGCTATAAAGGAACGTTATTTAGGAGCAGATGATTCTTTTAAGAAACTCTCAGAGCTTTTAAACTATCATACTGAAAATATGAAGTCCATATTAAAGTATGGTACAATGAAGAATTACTATACTACCGAACAGTATTTATATAAATTCTTGATCAAACAGTTTAAGTCCGAAGATATTTACCTCAAACAGATAAATTACCAGTTCATCACAGACTTCGAACATTTCTTACGAACCTATAAGCCAAAAAGGACTAGAAAAGCTCCAACGAACAATGGAGTGATGAAACATTTGGAGCGTTTAAAAAAACTTATAAACCTTGCTCAGAAATTGGAATGGGTAGAAAAAGACCCCTTTGCAAAATTCACACTGAAATTCAAAACATCTGAGAGAGCATTTCTAAACGAGGCTGAATTAAAAAGCATAGAAAACCAACCTTTTAATAAACTAAACCATCAGCAAACCCGGGATGTCTTTATATTCTCCTGCTACACAGGTTTATCTTGGATAGATGCAAAGAATTTAAAACCGGAGCATATTGTAATTGGAATTGATGGCAGAGAATGGATATTTACGGCAAGGGAGAAAACTGCAAAACCAGTAAAAATTCCAATTCTTCCCAAGGCTATGGAAATAATAAAAAAATATGTAATACATGCCGAATGTTCAGGATGTTTGCTGCCAGTTTATTCCAACCAGAAAACAAATGAATATTTAAAGGAGATTGCTAAAAGTGTGAAATTAAAAAAGAAATTGACTTTTCATGTAGCTCGACATACATTTGCCACTACTGTAACTCTTTCAAAAGGTATCCCTATAGAATCTGTTTCGAAATTATTAGGGCATTCTAAGCTTTCAACTACACAGATTTATGCCAGGGTATTAGAAAGTAAATTAAGTGAGGATATGTCAAAATTATTTTAA
- a CDS encoding helix-turn-helix domain-containing protein, protein MTTTKPNHIGRKIARIRELRGMKQETLAEQLGISQQSVSHIEQSETLDDAKLKEVAKVLGVTKEAIEAFSEEAAINFFNNFQDSSEGTFNNHCTFNPLDKVVELYERLVQAEKDKVVYLEELLKKK, encoded by the coding sequence ATGACAACAACAAAACCAAATCATATAGGCCGTAAGATTGCCCGCATCAGGGAGCTTCGTGGCATGAAACAAGAAACCCTTGCAGAACAATTAGGTATTAGCCAACAAAGTGTTTCTCATATAGAACAGAGTGAAACTTTAGATGATGCTAAGCTTAAGGAAGTAGCCAAAGTTCTTGGTGTTACAAAAGAGGCTATTGAAGCATTTTCGGAGGAAGCAGCAATAAATTTCTTTAATAATTTTCAAGATAGTAGTGAAGGAACTTTTAATAACCACTGCACTTTCAATCCATTAGATAAAGTAGTTGAACTATATGAAAGACTTGTCCAAGCTGAAAAGGATAAGGTGGTTTATTTGGAAGAGCTTTTGAAGAAAAAATAA
- a CDS encoding YegP family protein produces the protein MGKFEIKKDRTGEFRFNLKARNGQVILSSEGYKAKTSCENGIESVRKNSQTDRLFERKQTSSGHRFNLKSSNGQVIGTSETYTTSASMENGINSVKKNAPTATIDDQS, from the coding sequence ATGGGAAAATTTGAAATTAAAAAGGACCGGACAGGTGAATTCCGATTTAACCTAAAAGCAAGAAATGGCCAGGTCATTTTAAGCAGCGAAGGTTATAAGGCAAAGACTTCTTGTGAAAATGGAATTGAATCGGTACGTAAAAATTCTCAAACCGATAGACTTTTCGAGCGTAAACAAACTTCAAGTGGTCATAGGTTTAATTTAAAGTCCAGTAATGGTCAGGTAATAGGAACCAGTGAAACTTATACAACCAGTGCTTCCATGGAGAATGGAATCAATTCGGTAAAGAAGAATGCCCCAACAGCCACTATCGATGATCAGAGCTGA
- a CDS encoding lipoprotein — MKLIKKIIFILSLVALVTGCSSDDDNSSSATIRVNGQALFEDVGDFNGDIDGDFTGDGGSVTRTFQWNNALNTADYNADITAVSQGTFKMVVEDANGNSVLDRSLNGNSEPDSFSGVTSSGVSGIWSVTITLSSFNGDGSFSLSEGD; from the coding sequence ATGAAACTTATCAAAAAAATTATTTTTATTCTTTCATTGGTTGCGCTGGTGACAGGATGTAGCAGTGATGATGACAATTCAAGCAGTGCTACCATTAGGGTAAATGGCCAGGCCTTGTTTGAAGATGTTGGTGACTTCAATGGCGATATTGATGGTGATTTTACAGGAGACGGCGGAAGTGTAACCAGAACTTTCCAGTGGAATAATGCCTTGAATACAGCAGATTATAATGCAGATATTACGGCTGTATCCCAGGGGACTTTTAAGATGGTAGTAGAAGATGCAAATGGAAATAGTGTCTTAGATAGATCCCTAAATGGGAATTCCGAACCTGATTCCTTTTCTGGAGTGACCTCTAGTGGTGTATCTGGGATTTGGTCGGTGACCATTACCTTAAGTTCCTTCAATGGCGACGGGAGCTTTTCTCTTAGTGAAGGTGACTAA
- a CDS encoding PepSY-like domain-containing protein, producing the protein MKNLTTLFFTICGLLLFSSCSSEDKNAGEENLNAIAFSADAHIRTSTLSQRILDFITINYPGLTIIEAEIEDNNNFEITLSDHTELIFDSEGNFLGEDRDDEDDFGDEDLEVSELPQNIINFINEHFPGVDIDEAERENNGHYEVELDNDMELIFDADGNFLGVAHDQNEDEDEQGETDINPNDLPQAIKDYISVNYPEDIIIEAEIEEDGSYEVTLDNGIELEFDEEGNFLSAEDGNGDDDDDDDDQDEND; encoded by the coding sequence ATGAAAAATTTAACCACGCTTTTTTTTACTATCTGTGGGTTGCTCTTATTTTCTTCTTGTTCCTCGGAAGATAAAAACGCAGGAGAGGAAAACCTAAATGCTATTGCCTTTTCGGCAGATGCACATATAAGAACCTCCACACTATCCCAGAGAATCTTGGATTTTATTACCATCAATTATCCTGGCCTTACTATTATAGAAGCTGAAATTGAGGATAATAATAATTTTGAAATTACTTTAAGTGACCATACTGAGTTAATATTTGATTCAGAAGGTAATTTTTTAGGCGAGGATCGAGATGATGAGGATGATTTTGGAGATGAAGATTTAGAAGTCTCGGAATTGCCCCAAAACATAATTAATTTCATCAATGAACATTTTCCTGGCGTGGATATAGATGAGGCCGAAAGGGAAAATAATGGCCATTATGAAGTGGAATTGGACAACGACATGGAATTAATTTTTGATGCTGATGGAAATTTTCTCGGAGTAGCACATGACCAGAACGAAGATGAAGATGAACAAGGTGAAACAGATATCAATCCTAATGACCTGCCACAGGCAATTAAAGACTATATCAGCGTGAATTATCCTGAAGATATCATTATTGAGGCAGAAATAGAAGAAGATGGGTCTTATGAAGTGACACTTGATAATGGAATAGAATTAGAATTTGACGAGGAGGGAAATTTTCTTAGCGCAGAAGATGGAAACGGAGATGATGATGATGATGATGATGATCAAGATGAAAATGATTAA